A part of Cannabis sativa cultivar Pink pepper isolate KNU-18-1 chromosome 6, ASM2916894v1, whole genome shotgun sequence genomic DNA contains:
- the LOC133039315 gene encoding uncharacterized protein LOC133039315, which produces MTNVLKNLSIGNAKNIQPAAAIQSDDVSCVFCGEWHVFEKCPSNPESVCYMGNRNFNRNNGAFSNSYNQAWKNHPNLSWGGQGASSSTAPAQGRQAYPPGFSQQPRHPQHAQNSQPSSLESLMRDYMAKNDAVIQSQAASFRNLELQLGHLANELKARPQGSLPSDTENPRRDGKEQCKSIHLRSGKHLKNSEEEIKGSGEPTSIQNDEKLSKKTAQEIADTRPVDTSSGQQSDSQQSAPVCTKPPLPFPQRFRKQQQDGKFKKFLDVLKQLHINIPLVEALEQMPNYVKFLKDIVTKKRRLGEFETVALTEGCSAMLKSKIPPKLKDPGSFTIPCSIGGRDVGRALCDLGASINLMPISIFKKLGIGEARPTTVTLQLADRSMAHPEGKIEDVLVQVDKFIFPADFIILDYEADRDVPIILGRPFLATGRTLIDVQNGELTMRVNDQKVTFNVFNAMRFPDEIEECSRISVIDSIVAEKFHKEAWKDEKFISSFDELEDLRR; this is translated from the coding sequence atgacgaatgttttgaagaatttgagTATTGGGAACGCTAAAAATATTCAACCAGCTGCTGCCATTCAAAGTGATGATGTCTCATGTGTGTTTTGTGGAGAATGGCATGTGTTTGAGAAGTGTCCATCTAATCCGGAGTCCGTTTGTTACATGGGAAATCGGAATTTTAACAGAAACAATGGGGCATTCTCAAATTCTTACAATCAAGCATGGAAGAATCATCCTAATTTGTCTTGGGGGGGTCAAGGAGCAAGCTCAAGCACCGCACCAGCCCAAGGAAGACAAGCATATCCACCGGGTTTTTCACAACAACCGCGACATCCACAACATGCTCAAAATTCCCAACCAAGTTCTTTGGAGAGTCTAATGCGGGATTATATggcaaaaaatgatgcggtgataCAAAGTCAAGCTGCCTCTTTTCGAAACTTAGAGTTGCAACTTGGACATTTGGCCAACGAATTAAAAGCTAGGCCGCAAGGTTCTTTGCCTAGCGACACGGAAAATCCAAGGAGGGATGGGAAGGAACAATGTAAATCCATTCACTTGAGGAGTGGCAAGCATCTGAAAAATTCCGAGGAGGAAATAAAGGGTAGTGGGGAGCCCACTTCAATCCAAAACGacgaaaaattgagtaaaaaaacTGCCCAGGAAATTGCTGATACCAGACCAGTTGATACATCATCGGGTCAGCAATCTGACAGTCAGCAATCCGCACCAGTATGTACTAAACCACCCCTTCcatttcctcaaagatttcGGAAACAGCAGCAAGATGGGAAATTCAAGAAGTTTTTAGATGTGTTGAAGCAGCTCCATATCAATATTCCCTTGGTGGAAGCATTGGAGCAAATGCCGAACTATGTCAAGTTCTTAAAAGACATTGTGACGAAGAAAAGGAGGTTGGGGGAGTTTGAAACTGTAGCTCTCACCGAAGGATGCAGTGCCATGTTAAAAAGTAAGATTCCACCGAAGTTGAAGGATCCGGGTAGTTTTACAATCCCTTGTTCTATTGGGGGGCGGGATGTTGGAAGAGCTTTATGTGATTTGGGTGCAAGCATCAACCTCATGCCTATCTCAATCTTTAAGAAGTTGGGTATTGGTGAAGCACGTCCTACAACTGTTACATTGCAACTTGCTGACAGGTCCATGGCCCATccggaaggaaaaatagaagatGTTCTAGTGCAGGTTGACAAGTTCATTTTTCCAGCCGATTTCATCATCCTAGACTATGAAGCTGATAGAGATGTGCCTATTATCTTGGGTCGACCGTTCCTTGCTACCGGGAGAACTCTGATTGATGTGCAAAATGGGGAGCTCACAATGAGGGTGAATGACCAAAAAGTCACCTTTAATGTGTTCAATGCTATGAGATTTCCGGATGAGATAGAAGAGTGCTCCCGCATAAGTGTAATTGACTCGATAGTGGCTGAAAAATTTCACAAGGAAGCTTGGAAGGATGAGAAATTTATAAGTTCTTTTGATGAGCTTGAAGACTTGAGAAGATGA